A window of Rhodococcus sp. SGAir0479 contains these coding sequences:
- a CDS encoding cob(I)yrinic acid a,c-diamide adenosyltransferase, with product MAVHLTRIYTRTGDDGTTGLSDFSRVSKNDPRLVAYADCDETNASLGVALAIGVPPEEVVEVLRQIQNDLFDAGADLSTPIVPDPKYPPLRVTEAYIERVEGWCDLFNERLEPLHSFILPGGTPLGALLHAARTVARRAERSAWAAVEASPEDTSPLPAKYLNRLSDLLFIMSRLANPGGDVLWQPGGGRTH from the coding sequence ATGGCTGTGCATTTGACGCGGATTTACACCCGGACCGGCGACGATGGAACCACCGGTCTCAGCGACTTCTCCCGTGTGTCCAAGAATGATCCGCGTCTCGTCGCGTACGCCGATTGCGACGAAACGAACGCGAGCCTCGGGGTGGCGCTGGCGATCGGTGTGCCGCCCGAAGAAGTCGTCGAAGTGCTTCGTCAGATCCAGAACGACCTGTTCGACGCCGGCGCCGACCTCTCCACCCCCATCGTTCCGGACCCGAAGTATCCGCCGCTGCGCGTCACCGAGGCATACATCGAACGCGTCGAGGGGTGGTGCGATCTGTTCAACGAGCGGCTCGAGCCGCTCCACTCCTTCATTCTCCCCGGTGGGACGCCGCTAGGCGCACTGCTGCACGCCGCACGAACCGTCGCTCGCCGGGCCGAGCGGTCGGCATGGGCGGCGGTGGAAGCCAGCCCCGAGGACACCAGTCCCCTGCCGGCGAAGTACCTCAACCGGTTGTCCGACCTTCTGTTCATCATGAGCCGCCTCGCCAACCCCGGCGGCGACGTGCTCTGGCAGCCCGGTGGCGGCCGCACCCACTGA